One window of the Phoenix dactylifera cultivar Barhee BC4 unplaced genomic scaffold, palm_55x_up_171113_PBpolish2nd_filt_p 002087F, whole genome shotgun sequence genome contains the following:
- the LOC120109371 gene encoding uncharacterized protein LOC120109371 yields the protein MLSIHPPPKPWPKPKPPSSPRLPQISASSSRPNPPENPSASSPSSSVGKVKRLVLASEGRTKLNTLPDRDFYSYPRFVTHVDDGFISTLTDLYREKLAPGWEILDLMSSWVSHLPNEVEYKRVVGHGLNAQEMAKNPRLDHFFVKDLNQDQELQLESCSFDAVLCTVSVQYLQWPEKVRCLLASSTKDFHLIL from the coding sequence ATGCTTTCCATTCATCCACCCCCCAAACCATGGCCAAAACCCaaacctccttcctctcctcgcCTCCCACAAATCTCAGCATCCTCCTCCCGTCCCAACCCACCGGAAAACCCGtccgcttcctctccatcctcgTCAGTAGGCAAAGTCAAACGCCTCGTCCTCGCCAGCGAAGGCCGGACCAAGCTCAACACCCTCCCGGACCGAGACTTCTACTCCTACCCTCGCTTCGTGACCCACGTCGACGATGGCTTCATCTCGACGCTAACTGATCTCTACCGAGAGAAGTTGGCCCCTGGGTGGGAGATTCTGGACCTCATGAGCTCCTGGGTCAGCCACCTGCCAAACGAGGTGGAGTACAAGAGGGTGGTGGGCCATGGGCTCAATGCCCAGGAGATGGCCAAGAATCCAAGATTGGACCATTTTTTCGTCAAGGATTTGAACCAAGATCAGGAGCTCCAGCTTGAGAGCTGCAGCTTTGATGCTGTGCTTTGTACGGTGAGTGTGCAGTATCTCCAGTGGCCGGAGAAGGTACGCTGTCTTCTTGCCTCATCTACTAAAGATTTTCATTTAATTCTGTAA
- the LOC120109372 gene encoding collagen alpha-1(I) chain-like: MTPWVPDFEPGEEAVQTATVWLRLPRLPPEYWSTSTIFHIAAWVGRPVAVDSVTEQRQAMGFARVKVVVDTTKPLLPGVLIQGKTKVRWQPFVFESVPALCSRCGRMGHQAGTCRFPATPCATGASGSSPAEANPGGGPAQPSSGGGEEAQGPIYGPWMVASRQRLHRETLPPRPGKTSEPHSGPGSSSTRPPPPVARPTTPVSPADTDGWQKPAKVARRRSPLAVGGDGHPALSFGPLQADSADDLLVESGDPGPSLCLGEGPSWADPAPSRAVAARVQTQKRPRPLAGPGPAGESRQGAQLALTVVGRGQQHGPAQRTRAHRAGRRGRGRGPVGAAQDGARELGAADAVGAPRAAVAPRAIGASRPRDASGAEAAPGAVVAGAQVPLGPREVARGQQAARSAVEPRVVGLPAQPAVVSLGQAVAGPKAQPASGPGSCAVPAVQGLGDESAGPFRYSPPSRGEHGGHAPLSEVQPWDVQGGTGPDGVFRFGPLPLVAGEQGEASSSGSRARDHLRPFPEGCQAAPPRPGEGTDHMTTVQRIRAAVMQTTSDEQGVGPGIVLEAGPAYQGEDGSEADYVDCDP, translated from the coding sequence ATGACCCCATGGGTTCCGGACTTCGAACCCGGGGAGGAGGCTGTGCAGACGGCTACCGTGTGGCTCCGCTTGCCCCGTTTGCCGCCGGAATACTGGTCGACGTCGACCATTTTCCATATAGCCGCTTGGGTGGGCCGGCCGGTCGCCGTGGACAGCGTCACGGAGCAACGTCAGGCGATGGGATTCGCCCGGGTGAAGGTGGTGGTCGACACCACCAAGCCTCTGCTACCTGGAGTGCTGATCCAAGGGAAGACGAAAGTGCGATGGCAGCCTTTCGTCTTCGAAAGTGTCCCGGCCCTGTGCTCCCGGTGCGGGCGAATGGGTCACCAGGCAGGGACTTGCCGCTTTCCGGCGACTCCTTGCGCTACTGGGGCTTCGGGTTCGTCCCCGGCGGAGGCGAACCCGGGGGGTGGGCCTGCTCAACCGTCTTCGGGCGGTGGGGAGGAGGCACAGGGACCGATCTATGGTCCCTGGATGGTGGCGTCACGGCAGAGACTCCATCGGGAGACTCTGCCGCCGCGGCCGGGGAAGACGAGCGAGCCGCACTCGGGGCCCGGTTCGTCTTCGACTCGGCCGCcgcccccggtggctcgcccaACCACGCCAGTGTCCCCGGCGGACACCGACGGCTGGCAAAAGCCAGCGAAGGTGGCACGCCGCCGGTCTCCGCTCGCCGTTGGGGGGGATGGGCACCCGGCGCTCTCCTTCGGCCCCCTCCAAGCTGACTCGGCCGACGATCTCCTGGTCGAGTCGGGGGACCCGGGGCCGAGTCTGTGTCTCGGCGAAGGCCCGAGTTGGGCCGATCCGGCGCCCAGCCGGGCGGTTGCGGCCCGAGTCCAAACCCAGAAGCGGCCGAGGCCGCTGGCGGGCCCTGGCCCAGCTGGGGAATCTCGGCAGGGGGCCCAACTGGCCCTCACCGTTGTGGGCCGGGGCCAACAGCACGGGCCAGCCCAGCGCACCCGAGCCCATAGGGCCGGGCGCCGGGGTCGGGGCCGTGGGCCGGTGGGGGCGGCCCAGGATGGGGCCCGTGAGCTCGGCGCGGCTGACGCCGTTGGCGCGCCGCGCGCTGCTGTCGCGCCGCGCGCCATCGGCGCGTCCAGACCCAGGGACGCATCGGGCGCTGAGGCCGCGCCCGGTGCTGTGGTCGCGGGGGCCCAGGTTCCGCTGGGCCCGCGCGAAGTTGCGCGCGGCCAGCAGGCCGCGCGGTCTGCTGTGGAGCCGCGGGTGGTGGGCCTTCCGGCCCAGCCCgcggttgtctccttgggccaAGCTGTTGCTGGCCCAAAGGCCCAGCCAGCTTCGGGCCCGGGGAGTTGTGCCGTACCCGCGGTGCAGGGCCTGGGCGACGAATCTGCTGGGCCATTTCGGTATAGCCCCCCCTCTCGAGGAGAGCACGGTGGCCATGCCCCCCTGAGTGAGGTACAGCCATGGGATGTGCAGGGTGGTACTGGCCCCGATGGAGTCTTCCGGTTTGGCCCTCTGCCCCTGGTTGCGGGTGAGCAGGGGGAAGCCTCCTCTAGTGGGAGTAGGGCCAGGGATCACCTCAGGCCTTTTCCGGAGGGGTGTCAGGCCGCGCCACCGAGACCAGGAGAGGGTACGGACCACATGACTACTGTGCAGCGTATCAGGGCGGCAGTCATGCAGACCACATCTGACGAGCAGGGGGTGGGCCCAGGCATCGTACTTGAGGCTGGGCCCGCGTACCAGGGGGAGGATGGGTCTGAGGCCGACTACGTGGACTGTGATCCATGA
- the LOC103709942 gene encoding cytochrome P450 86B1, with protein MELMLQAFWSEITNNLRISDVAVVALALFVLSATARRLTEKGPMMWPVLGAIPTLFFHLSNVYDWATDAIARAGGTFPYRGMWFGGAHGVITVEPANIEYMLKIRFSNFPKGRYYRERFGDFLGDGIFNADDQGWRAQRRAATAEMHSGRFAEYSAETVRELVNRRLLVLLDRLSAAGQSVDLQDVFLRFTFDNICTAAFGVDPGCLAVDLPVIPFAKAFEQATELTLFRFIVPPFVWKIMKHLDVGSEKRLKVAIRTVHTFAEKTVSDRRAELRKLKGLDKRSDLLSRLMEAGVKEGGHGGMECNFSDKLLKDFCISFILAGRDTSSVALAWFFWLLHQHPQVEERILDEISETIKRRQDEVCRPDDNIVFTVEELKRMEYLQAALSESLRLYPSVPLDFKEVLEDDILPDGSVVKKGARVFYSIYSMARMERIWGKDCREFRPERWIKDGILVTESQFKYTVFNAGPRLCVGKKFAYMQMKMVAASILLRYRVEVVEGQEVKPKLTTTLYMKNGLRVTFSRREGLATLQ; from the coding sequence ATGGAACTAATGCTTCAAGCCTTCTGGTCCGAGATTACCAACAACCTCCGGATCTCCGACGTGGCTGTGGTGGCGCTCGCTCTCTTCGTCCTCAGTGCCACCGCCCGGCGGCTGACGGAGAAGGGCCCCATGATGTGGCCGGTTCTGGGCGCGATCCCGACTCTCTTCTTTCACCTCAGCAACGTCTACGACTGGGCCACCGACGCCATCGCCCGGGCCGGCGGCACCTTCCCGTACCGCGGCATGTGGTTCGGCGGTGCCCATGGCGTCATTACTGTCGAGCCGGCCAACATTGAGTACATGCTCAAGATTCGGTTCTCCAACTTCCCCAAGGGCCGGTACTACCGCGAGCGCTTCGGCGACTTCCTCGGCGATGGCATCTTCAATGCCGACGACCAGGGGTGGCGAGCCCAGCGGCGCGCCGCCACCGCTGAGATGCATTCCGGCCGCTTCGCCGAATACTCGGCGGAGACCGTGCGAGAGCTCGTCAACCGCAGGCTGCTCGTGCTGCTCGACAGGCTGTCGGCGGCCGGGCAGAGCGTGGACCTCCAGGACGTGTTCCTCCGGTTCACCTTCGACAACATCTGCACCGCTGCTTTTGGGGTCGACCCCGGCTGCCTCGCCGTCGACCTGCCGGTGATCCCCTTCGCCAAGGCTTTCGAGCAGGCGACGGAGCTCACGCTGTTCCGGTTCATCGTGCCGCCGTTCGTGTGGAAGATAATGAAGCATCTCGACGTCGGCTCCGAGAAGCGGCTCAAGGTGGCTATCCGAACAGTCCACACGTTTGCCGAGAAGACCGTGTCGGACCGGCGAGCTGAACTCCGAAAGCTCAAAGGATTGGATAAGCGGTCCGATCTCCTGTCGAGACTAATGGAGGCCGGAGTCAAGGAGGGTGGTCATGGCGGCATGGAGTGCAATTTCTCGGATAAGCTTCTCAAAGACTTCTGCATCAGTTTCATACTCGCTGGCCGGGACACCAGCTCGGTTGCACTGGCCTGGTTCTTCTGGCTTCTGCACCAACACCCTCAGGTGGAGGAACGGATTCTCGATGAGATATCAGAGACCATCAAAAGGCGGCAAGACGAAGTTTGCCGCCCGGACGACAACATCGTCTTCACGGTCGAAGAGCTTAAAAGAATGGAGTACCTCCAAGCAGCGTTGTCGGAGTCCCTTCGACTGTATCCGTCGGTGCCGCTCGACTTCAAAGAAGTGCTCGAGGACGACATTCTCCCCGATGGGAGCGTAGTCAAGAAGGGGGCAAGGGTGTTCTACTCGATATACTCGATGGCGAGGATGGAGCGGATATGGGGGAAGGACTGCAGGGAATTCCGGCCAGAGAGGTGGATAAAGGATGGCATACTCGTCACCGAGAGCCAGTTCAAGTATACGGTGTTCAACGCCGGGCCGAGGCTGTGCGTCGGGAAGAAGTTCGCCTACATGCAGATGAAGATGGTGGCGGCGTCGATACTACTGAGGTACCGCGTGGAGGTGGTGGAGGGACAGGAGGTGAAGCCCAAGCTGACCACCACCTTGTACATGAAGAATGGGCTCCGGGTTACCTTTAGCAGGAGAGAGGGGTTGGCCACCCTGCAGTGA
- the LOC120109373 gene encoding uncharacterized mitochondrial protein AtMg00860-like: protein MNSIFRRFLRKFVLVFFDDILVYSTTLELHLVLLNETLKILAEHQFYLKPSKCSFGQQQVEYLGHIVSAKEVQVDATKIRAMLEWPQPTSVIELGGFLGLTGYYRKFVKDYRIIAAPLTALLRKGQFQWNSQAEQVFHHLKASHDVHSGARDAKFF from the coding sequence ATGAACTCAATTTTTCGGAGGTTCCTGCGTAAGTTTGTCTTAGTTTTCTTCGATGACATTCTGGTCTACAGTACAACCTTGGAATTGCATTTAGTTCTTCTGAATGAAACCCTCAAGATCCTCGCTGAACACCAGTTTTACCTCAAGCCCTCTAAATGTTCTTTTGGGCAACAGCAAGTCGAGTACCTTGGCCACATTGTTTCGGCCAAGGAAGTGCAGGTGGATGCCACGAAGATTCGAGCTATGCTGGAATGGCCACAACCAACTTCAGTGATAGAACTGGGGGGATTTCTTGGGCTGACAGGGTATTACCGAAAGTTCGTCAAGGACTACAGGATCATTGCTGCACCATTGACAGCTCTATTGAGGAAAGGGCAGTTTCAGTGGAACTCCCAGGCTGAACAGGTCTTCCATCATCTAAAAGCAAGCCATGACGTCCACTCCGGTGCTCGCGATGCCAAATTTTTTTAG